A single region of the Triticum dicoccoides isolate Atlit2015 ecotype Zavitan chromosome 2B, WEW_v2.0, whole genome shotgun sequence genome encodes:
- the LOC119362911 gene encoding mitochondrial import inner membrane translocase subunit TIM44-2-like, translated as MATSTLLRALRRPSSVAALRLATTANVQAVTGYRHLNNRNLSVFNEFSKQLKGEAKSNPEFQKSMKEFSEKLGVVKEDLKVRTQKTAETISKSVEDVMTEAEATSKKVTANVKEKMSAATEEVKESFGLGKEETSSFRDGSHGTSNHGKTEASSHSDDKSQDATSAYMLFDKLRSTFSSASPVVSGAFAKLKDTRVSALAKQGYEIVKDELSSSSSRKKKNHIRQAYSAAVEKSTRTDIVIVPTKKSVVGEKWEAIKNKMRGHPVYKRVNEYTKPVVTKVNEYTKPVVTKGQEVAEDVRERWETSDHPVVQKIQDINETIFEETATAASFREIRRRDPSFSLSDFIGDVQEMIKPVLTAYSKGDLKTLKKYCTKEILERCEGERKGYASQGMFFDHKILHISDADVRETKMLGSAPIILVMFRTQEIHCIRDKEGQVTEGGQDSIRTVYYQWAMQLMDSDELPEEESYYAVWRLREMHQLGVKALI; from the exons ATGGCGACCTCGACGCTGCTGCGTGCTCTGAGGCGGCCCTCCTCGGTGGCCGCGCTGCGATTG GCAACGACTGCCAATGTGCAAGCCGTTACTGGATACAGGCATCTGAATAATCGGAATCTAAGTGTTTTCAACGAGTTCTCAAAGCAGCTGAAGGGTGAGGCTAAGAG TAATCCTGAATTCCAGAAATCCATGAAGGAGTTCAGTGAGAAACTTGGTGTGGTAAAGGAAGATCTCAAAGTAAG AACTCAGAAAACAGCCGAGACAATTTCCAAGAGTGTTGAAGATGTTATGACTGAAGCTGAGGCAACATCCAAAAAG GTTACTGCAAATGTTAAAGAAAAAATGTCTGCTGCTACAGAAGAG GTGAAGGAAAGCTTTGGACTAGGAAAGGAAGAAACTTCAAGCTTCAGAGATGGTTCACATGGAACTTCAAATCACGGGAAAACTGAGGCGTCCTCACATTCAGATGACAAGTCCCAAGATGCCACAAGTGCCTATATGTTGTTTGATAAATTAAGGTCAACATTTTCATCAGCTTCACCAGTTGTGTCTGGTGCATTTGCAAAATTGAAGGACACAAGAGTCTCAGCTTTAGCTAAGCAGGGATATGAAATTGTCAAAGATGAACTAAGCTCTAGCTCTAGCAGAAAAAAGAAAAACCATATTAGGCAAGCTTATTCTGCAGCTGTAGAGAAGAGTACAAGAACTGATATAGTTATTGTACCAACAAAGAAGTCAGTGGTGGGTGAAAAATGGGAAGCAATCAAGAATAAG ATGCGAGGTCATCCAGTCTATAAGAGGGTGAACGAGTACACCAAACCTGTCGTAACAAAGGTGAACGAGTACACCAAACCTGTCGTAACAAAGGGACAAGAG GTAGCTGAGGATGTCCGAGAAAGATGGGAGACAAGTGACCATCCAGTAGTTCAGAAAATTCAAGA TATTAATGAAACTATTTTTGAAGAGACCGCTACTGCAGCATCTTTCAGGGAAATTCGGCGACGTGATCC aTCCTTTTCATTATCCGATTTTATTGGTGATGTTCAAGAAATGATCAAGCCTGTTCTTACCGCATATTCAAAG GGTGATCTGAAGACTTTAAAAAAGTACTGCACCAAGGAAATACTTGAACGATGCGAAGGAGAGAGGAAAGGATATGCATCACAAGGCATGTTTTTTGATCACAAG ATTCTTCACATATCTGATGCTGACGTAAGGGAAACAAAGATGTTGGGATCAGCACCCATCATTCTCGTGATG TTCCGAACACAGGAGATTCATTGTATTCGTGATAAAGAAGGACAAGTAACAGAAGGAGGACAG GATTCCATTCGCACCGTCTACTATCAATGGGCAATGCAACTCATGGACAGCGATGAGTTGCCAGAAGAAGAATCATACTATGCAGTTTGGCGGTTGCGTGAGATGCATCAGCTTGGTGTCAAGGCTCTTATATAG
- the LOC119362912 gene encoding heavy metal-associated isoprenylated plant protein 23-like, whose product MGVGGTLEYLSGLLGGGGGHGHGHGHGNRRRRKQMQTVELKVSMDCEGCERKVKNALSSMKGVRSVNINRKQQKVTVAGYVEASKVLRKAQSTGKKAEIWPYVPYSQVSQPYVAGTYDKRAPAGYVRSQEPGYGNVSGQVSRQDDQLTDMFNDDNANSCAVM is encoded by the exons ATGGGAGTGGGGGGCACCTTGGAGTACCTGTCCGGGCTGCTGGGGGGCGgtggaggccatggccatggccacggccacggcaacaggaggaggaggaagcagatgCAGACGGTGGAGCTCAAGGTCAGCATGGACTGCGAGGGGTGCGAGCGCAAGGTCAAGAACGCCCTCTCCTCCATGAAAG GGGTCCGATCAGTGAACATCAACAGGAAGCAGCAGAAGGTGACGGTGGCGGGGTACGTGGAGGCCAGCAAGGTGCTGAGGAAGGCGCAGTCCACGGGGAAGAAGGCCGAGATCTGGCCCTACGTGCCCTACAGCCAGGTCAGCCAGCCCTACGTCGCCGGCACCTACGACAAGCGGGCCCCCGCCGGCTACGTCAGGAGCCAGGAGCCCGGCTACGGCAACGTGTCCGGCCAGGTCAGCAGGCAGGACGACCAGCTCACCGACATGTTCAACGACGACAACGCCAACTCCTGCGCCGTCATGTGA